In Sphingomonas phyllosphaerae, one DNA window encodes the following:
- a CDS encoding SDR family oxidoreductase, which translates to MDLGLTGRLAIVCASSQGLGRACATALAQAGCVVVVNGRDAAALEETASALRAAGGEVRTVAGDVGDERVQQALLDAADGRVDILINNNGGPPLRDFRALDGEAIHAGIDANMVTPIRLVQKVIDGMIERRFGRIVCITSGSVKAPVPGLDLSSGARVGLTGFLAGVARQVAHANVTINFLLPGLFETRRLAGVHAFNAESNGISVEQAENNARQRIPARRFGDPREFGDACAFLCAASSGFITGQSLLIDGGTYPGVL; encoded by the coding sequence ATGGATCTTGGGCTGACAGGACGCTTGGCGATCGTCTGCGCATCAAGCCAGGGGCTCGGGCGCGCCTGCGCCACCGCGCTGGCGCAGGCCGGCTGCGTGGTGGTCGTGAACGGACGTGACGCCGCCGCGTTGGAAGAGACAGCATCAGCCTTGCGGGCGGCTGGTGGAGAAGTGCGGACGGTCGCCGGCGACGTCGGTGACGAGCGCGTGCAGCAGGCGTTGCTCGATGCCGCGGACGGCCGGGTCGATATTCTGATCAACAACAATGGTGGACCGCCGCTTCGCGACTTTCGCGCGCTGGATGGCGAGGCGATCCATGCCGGGATCGACGCCAATATGGTCACCCCGATCCGGCTGGTGCAAAAGGTGATCGATGGCATGATCGAGCGCCGGTTCGGGCGGATCGTCTGCATCACCTCCGGCTCGGTCAAGGCGCCGGTACCCGGTCTCGATCTGTCGAGCGGCGCGCGGGTCGGGCTGACCGGCTTCCTGGCCGGGGTGGCACGGCAGGTCGCGCACGCAAACGTGACGATCAACTTCCTGCTTCCCGGACTGTTCGAGACGCGCCGGCTCGCCGGCGTCCACGCCTTCAACGCGGAGTCGAACGGCATATCGGTCGAGCAAGCCGAGAACAACGCGCGGCAACGTATTCCGGCCCGACGCTTCGGCGATCCGCGTGAGTTCGGCGACGCCTGTGCGTTCCTGTGTGCGGCCTCGTCGGGCTTTATCACCGGGCAAAGTCTGCTGATCGATGGGGGCACCTATCCCGGCGTGCTGTAA
- a CDS encoding 3-deoxy-7-phosphoheptulonate synthase class II, producing MATWAPHSWTNAEARQLPVYPDAAALDDATRRLASFPPLVFAGEARNLTADLAKVAEGKAFLLQGGDCAESFAEFHPNNIRDTFRVILQMAVVLTFASKLPVVKVGRMAGQFAKPRSANTETIDGVELPSYRGDNVNDIAFTAESRIPDPERMIRSYAQSAATLNLLRAFAQGGYANLHQVHRWTHDFMGRSPWAKKYAETADRIGEALDFMEACGISPDTVPQLSQTTFYTSHEALLLPFEEALTRQDSLTGDWYDTSAHFLWIGDRTRFEGSAHVEFLRGIGNPIGVKCGPSLDPDALLRMLDTLNPGRVAGRMTLITRYGYDQIEAHLPRLVRAVKREGHPVVWSCDPMHGNTVKATSGYKTRPFDRILSEVRGFFAVHRAEGTHAGGIHAEMTGQNVTECTGGAIDVTEQSLADRYHTHCDPRLNAGQSLELAFLLAEMLNSEMAERRKAA from the coding sequence ATGGCCACCTGGGCCCCGCATAGCTGGACCAATGCCGAAGCGCGCCAGCTCCCCGTCTACCCCGACGCCGCCGCGCTGGATGATGCGACGCGGCGGCTGGCGTCGTTTCCCCCGCTGGTCTTCGCGGGTGAAGCGCGGAACTTGACGGCGGATCTTGCCAAGGTCGCGGAAGGAAAGGCGTTCCTTCTACAGGGCGGCGACTGTGCCGAAAGCTTTGCCGAATTTCATCCCAACAATATCCGCGACACGTTTCGCGTCATCCTGCAGATGGCGGTGGTGCTGACCTTCGCCTCGAAGCTGCCGGTGGTGAAGGTGGGTCGCATGGCGGGGCAGTTCGCCAAGCCGCGCTCCGCCAATACCGAGACGATCGATGGCGTCGAGCTGCCGAGCTATCGCGGCGACAACGTCAACGACATCGCGTTCACCGCGGAGTCGCGGATCCCCGACCCGGAACGGATGATCCGCTCCTACGCGCAATCGGCGGCGACGCTGAACCTGCTGCGCGCGTTTGCGCAGGGCGGCTATGCCAATCTGCATCAGGTGCATCGCTGGACGCATGACTTCATGGGCCGCAGCCCGTGGGCCAAGAAGTACGCCGAAACCGCCGACCGGATCGGTGAGGCGCTCGATTTCATGGAGGCGTGCGGGATCAGCCCGGATACCGTGCCGCAGCTATCGCAGACGACGTTCTACACCAGCCATGAGGCGCTGCTGCTGCCGTTCGAGGAGGCGCTTACCCGCCAGGACTCGCTGACCGGTGACTGGTACGATACGTCGGCGCACTTCCTGTGGATCGGTGATCGCACCCGCTTCGAAGGATCGGCGCATGTCGAGTTCCTGCGTGGGATCGGCAATCCGATCGGCGTGAAGTGCGGGCCGTCGCTCGACCCGGATGCGCTGCTGCGGATGCTCGACACGCTCAATCCGGGGCGCGTCGCGGGGCGGATGACGCTCATCACGCGCTATGGCTACGACCAGATCGAGGCGCATCTGCCGCGCCTGGTGCGCGCGGTGAAGCGCGAGGGGCATCCGGTCGTATGGAGTTGCGACCCGATGCACGGCAACACCGTCAAGGCGACCAGCGGGTACAAGACGCGGCCGTTCGATCGCATCCTGTCCGAGGTGCGCGGCTTCTTCGCGGTCCATCGCGCGGAAGGCACGCACGCCGGCGGCATTCATGCCGAGATGACCGGGCAGAACGTCACCGAATGCACCGGCGGGGCGATCGACGTCACGGAGCAGAGCCTTGCCGATCGTTATCACACGCATTGCGATCCGCGCCTCAACGCCGGGCAGAGTCTCGAGCTGGCGTTCCTGCTGGCCGAGATGCTGAACAGCGAAATGGCGGAGCGCCGCAAGGCCGCGTGA
- a CDS encoding ABC transporter ATP-binding protein: MADVVLNELTKKFGAITALEPSTLSIDDGEFVAIVGPSGCGKSTLLRLIAGLEEPSAGRILIDGRDVTDAAPADRGLAMVFQSYALYPHLTVAENIAFPLRVARKPKSEVAERVGAVAETLGLTAFLSRRPRALSGGQRQRVSIARAIVREPKVLLLDEPLSNLDVDLRVRMRHEFARLHGQLAATMIYVTHDQVEAMTLANRIVVMNAGRIEQVGAPLALYAKPATLAVARAIGAPRMNLLPATIAAAHSDGVDVRLPSGALVPVAAAGEAGQPVTLGIRPEHLVPDDDGAFGGAVELFERLGPLSFAHLGSPGLGTTIVAQLPGDRRIVLGETLRFRGDAAHLHVFAADGRALPRLTP; the protein is encoded by the coding sequence GTGGCAGACGTCGTCCTCAACGAACTGACCAAGAAGTTCGGCGCGATCACCGCGCTGGAGCCCAGCACTCTCTCGATCGACGACGGGGAGTTCGTCGCGATCGTCGGGCCGTCCGGGTGCGGGAAGTCGACTTTACTGCGGCTGATCGCCGGGCTGGAGGAGCCGAGCGCCGGTCGTATCCTGATCGATGGCCGCGATGTCACCGATGCCGCGCCGGCCGATCGCGGGCTGGCGATGGTCTTTCAATCCTATGCGCTCTACCCGCATCTTACCGTCGCCGAAAACATCGCCTTCCCACTGCGGGTTGCCAGGAAACCGAAGTCGGAGGTGGCCGAGCGCGTCGGCGCGGTTGCCGAGACGCTTGGCCTCACCGCCTTCCTGTCGCGCCGACCACGCGCGCTGTCGGGTGGACAACGGCAGCGTGTGTCGATCGCGCGTGCGATCGTTCGCGAGCCCAAGGTGTTGCTGCTCGACGAGCCTCTGTCCAACCTCGACGTCGATTTGCGCGTGAGGATGCGACACGAGTTCGCACGATTGCATGGGCAGCTCGCGGCGACGATGATCTATGTGACGCACGATCAGGTCGAGGCTATGACGCTGGCGAACCGGATCGTCGTGATGAATGCGGGCAGGATCGAGCAGGTCGGCGCTCCGCTGGCGCTGTACGCCAAGCCCGCGACGCTGGCGGTGGCACGCGCGATCGGCGCGCCGCGCATGAACCTGTTACCGGCGACGATCGCAGCGGCGCACAGCGATGGCGTGGATGTCCGGCTGCCGAGCGGCGCGCTCGTGCCGGTCGCGGCCGCGGGCGAAGCGGGACAGCCGGTCACGCTGGGTATCCGGCCCGAGCATCTGGTCCCCGACGATGACGGGGCGTTCGGCGGCGCGGTCGAGTTGTTCGAGCGGCTTGGCCCGTTATCCTTCGCGCATCTTGGCTCGCCGGGCCTGGGCACGACGATCGTCGCGCAATTGCCCGGCGACCGGCGGATCGTCCTTGGCGAAACGCTGCGATTCCGCGGCGATGCGGCGCATCTGCACGTCTTTGCAGCGGATGGGCGCGCGCTTCCCCGCCTTACCCCTTGA
- a CDS encoding carbohydrate ABC transporter permease → MALNPRRLRAIVLNAAVACVTLVTLLPFVWMVIVSFMPRYESSRYPPPLWPSRWTLGNYYELLVRRQYDGAWFDYRILPAMGNSLLVAAISTLLGLLLTVPAGYAFAKLHFRGRERLLKMLIASLVIPGQVAMLPLFLIFRELGLVDSYAGVILPSLAGIFAILFVRQATLGIPDEMIDAARLDGAGETRIFVSIVLPLLMPITVTLALFLFLGSWNDFLWPLIVLSDQHHYTLPVAVAAISREHAADGELMMAAAVVTTLPVLALFLALQRYYIGGLLGGSIKG, encoded by the coding sequence ATGGCTTTGAACCCGCGTCGTCTGCGTGCGATCGTCCTGAACGCCGCTGTCGCCTGCGTGACGTTGGTGACGCTGCTGCCGTTCGTGTGGATGGTCATCGTCTCGTTCATGCCGCGGTATGAATCGAGCCGCTATCCGCCGCCGCTCTGGCCGAGCCGCTGGACCCTCGGCAATTATTACGAACTACTCGTGCGGCGGCAGTATGACGGCGCGTGGTTCGATTATCGCATCCTGCCGGCGATGGGAAACAGCCTGCTGGTTGCCGCGATCTCCACGTTGCTCGGGCTCCTGTTGACGGTGCCGGCCGGTTACGCCTTTGCCAAGCTGCACTTTCGTGGGCGCGAGCGGTTGCTGAAGATGCTGATCGCCAGCCTTGTGATACCGGGGCAGGTGGCGATGCTGCCGCTGTTCCTCATCTTCCGCGAACTGGGGCTGGTCGACAGTTACGCCGGGGTGATCCTGCCCAGCCTCGCCGGCATCTTCGCGATCCTGTTCGTCCGGCAGGCGACATTGGGCATCCCCGACGAGATGATCGACGCGGCGCGGCTCGACGGGGCTGGGGAGACCCGCATCTTCGTGTCGATCGTGCTTCCGCTGCTGATGCCGATTACCGTAACGCTGGCGCTGTTCCTGTTCCTCGGGAGCTGGAACGACTTTCTCTGGCCGTTGATCGTCCTGTCCGATCAGCACCATTACACGCTGCCCGTCGCGGTCGCGGCGATCTCGCGCGAACACGCCGCGGACGGTGAACTGATGATGGCAGCGGCGGTGGTGACGACGCTGCCCGTGCTGGCATTGTTCCTGGCGTTGCAGCGCTATTACATCGGCGGGCTGCTGGGTGGCAGCATCAAGGGGTAA
- a CDS encoding sugar ABC transporter permease, whose product MTRQERSAWLFTTPVLAVIALVFVLPTVLALGLSVTDYSIYALADWSNLRFVGIGNFTDLLATPLFWRALGNTAIFAVIGVPMAIGTSLFTALLLNDATVRWKPLWRVALFAPYVTGIVATAVVWRFLLNTRFGLLNWLLGQVGVAPVDWLGDPRWSIPAILLFVTWKVFGYNMIVFTAALAAVPEELMEAARLDGAGPWTRFRHVTLPAIGPTLLLAAVLSVAGFLQLFAEPYVMTLGGPSQSTVTILYFMFDEGFKWWNLGQASAVAFVLLILILSLTLIQTRIGRRYEWL is encoded by the coding sequence ATGACCCGGCAAGAGCGTTCCGCCTGGCTGTTCACGACCCCGGTGCTCGCGGTGATCGCACTCGTCTTCGTGCTGCCGACCGTCCTCGCGCTGGGGCTGAGCGTCACCGACTATAGCATCTATGCGCTGGCGGACTGGTCCAATCTGCGCTTCGTCGGCATTGGCAATTTCACGGATTTGCTCGCCACACCGCTGTTCTGGCGCGCCTTGGGGAACACCGCGATCTTCGCCGTGATCGGCGTGCCGATGGCGATCGGCACCTCGCTGTTCACCGCCTTGCTGCTCAACGATGCGACGGTGCGCTGGAAGCCGCTGTGGCGGGTGGCGCTGTTCGCCCCCTATGTCACCGGCATCGTCGCGACGGCAGTGGTGTGGCGCTTCCTGCTCAACACGCGTTTCGGCCTGCTCAACTGGCTGCTGGGGCAGGTCGGGGTCGCGCCGGTGGACTGGCTGGGCGATCCGCGCTGGTCGATCCCGGCGATCCTGCTGTTCGTGACGTGGAAGGTCTTCGGCTACAATATGATCGTGTTCACGGCCGCGCTGGCGGCGGTGCCGGAGGAGTTGATGGAGGCGGCGCGGCTCGACGGCGCGGGTCCGTGGACGCGCTTTCGGCACGTCACGCTCCCGGCGATCGGGCCGACCCTGTTGCTCGCCGCGGTGCTGAGCGTCGCGGGGTTCCTGCAACTCTTCGCGGAGCCCTATGTCATGACGCTGGGCGGGCCGTCGCAATCGACGGTCACGATCCTCTATTTCATGTTCGACGAGGGTTTCAAATGGTGGAACCTCGGGCAGGCCTCGGCGGTGGCGTTCGTGCTGCTGATCTTGATCCTGTCGCTGACGCTGATCCAGACGCGCATCGGGCGGCGGTACGAATGGCTTTGA
- a CDS encoding extracellular solute-binding protein: MNERTVEGWTRRCTLRAISAAGATMLLPGCMTRRDPDALTFWATGYEGDYAPHLMTAFTARTGIAVETQSLPGTAAHEKLLTARAGGALPDVMMLPSGWVGEFAMIGAIAPLPDPTFGEDTFPDVMRALTYDGRGYAMPWSVGSQVQFYRRDLLGELGYDRAPADWDGWRELGAKLKRRHPDRYAMLMLLNWWDTLITFAGQAGAYPLRDNDTRGNFRTPAYRRALAFYVSLFADGYAPCVASNEVQDPVAAFAQGWFAIYPSGPTLLTDLHRRTAEIAPEQWGVMRMPGPDGPGAVSAINNSIAVSATTRRPAAAWALAQHLTSAASELRFQRMIGVLPARRSAWNSPQLADPVLRPFAEQVEQPARQPTIVEWERIRLEVQIIAERVVRGGLTIDEGLVAMDARVDVLLAQRRRLVAAGKIA; the protein is encoded by the coding sequence ATGAACGAACGGACAGTGGAGGGATGGACGCGGCGCTGCACGCTGCGCGCGATATCGGCCGCGGGTGCGACGATGCTGCTTCCCGGCTGCATGACGCGCCGCGACCCCGATGCGCTCACCTTCTGGGCGACCGGATACGAAGGCGACTATGCACCGCATCTGATGACGGCCTTCACCGCGCGCACCGGGATCGCGGTCGAAACCCAGTCTCTGCCCGGCACCGCCGCGCACGAGAAATTGCTGACCGCTCGCGCCGGAGGGGCGCTGCCCGACGTGATGATGCTTCCCTCGGGATGGGTCGGCGAGTTCGCGATGATCGGCGCCATCGCGCCGCTGCCGGACCCCACCTTTGGCGAGGACACGTTTCCCGACGTCATGCGCGCACTCACCTACGACGGGCGCGGTTATGCGATGCCGTGGTCGGTCGGGAGCCAGGTGCAATTTTACCGCCGGGATCTGCTTGGCGAACTCGGCTATGACAGGGCGCCTGCCGATTGGGACGGCTGGCGGGAGCTGGGTGCCAAACTGAAGCGCCGCCATCCCGATCGCTACGCGATGTTGATGCTTCTCAACTGGTGGGACACGCTGATCACCTTTGCAGGGCAGGCGGGTGCCTATCCGCTACGCGACAACGACACGCGGGGGAATTTCCGCACGCCCGCCTATCGCCGCGCGCTGGCCTTCTACGTCTCGCTCTTTGCCGACGGCTACGCGCCGTGCGTGGCGTCGAACGAGGTGCAGGATCCGGTGGCGGCGTTCGCGCAAGGGTGGTTCGCGATCTATCCCAGCGGGCCGACACTGTTGACCGACCTGCACCGTCGCACCGCGGAGATCGCGCCGGAACAATGGGGTGTGATGCGGATGCCCGGCCCCGACGGTCCGGGCGCGGTTTCGGCGATCAACAACAGCATCGCGGTGTCGGCGACGACGCGGCGCCCGGCCGCGGCATGGGCGTTGGCGCAGCATCTGACCTCCGCGGCGAGCGAGTTGCGGTTCCAGCGGATGATCGGCGTGCTGCCGGCGCGGCGCAGCGCGTGGAACAGCCCGCAACTCGCCGATCCGGTCCTTCGCCCGTTCGCCGAGCAGGTCGAGCAACCCGCACGCCAGCCGACGATCGTCGAATGGGAGCGCATCCGGCTCGAGGTGCAGATCATCGCCGAGCGGGTGGTGCGTGGCGGATTGACGATCGATGAGGGGCTGGTCGCAATGGACGCGCGCGTCGATGTCCTGCTCGCCCAACGGCGGCGACTGGTCGCCGCGGGGAAGATCGCATGA
- a CDS encoding TonB-dependent receptor, whose translation MTNTTIAALLMSTTMLAQPALGQATQSAAPAPAATPSGSDNASGDIVVTGSRIQRLDYEAPSPIISSDAADIRESGNTNLTNFLVRVPALVNSRDSTRAGGGDAVSSAQLGQSGLNQLNLRNLGANRTLTLVDGRRHVAAEASNAAVDINAIPTDLISRVDVLTGAVSAIYGADGVTGVVNFILRRDFQGVSARAQMGVSQYGDGATRFASLLAGRNFADGRGNVTLAYEYSGEERVPYEARKFLQQGRRRYLVPNPADQPDDPNVPDQVLAGNLHYTYVSPLGAIFVGGESNPSFDGLGRPYDPGQPIAYYWQGGVSTDVPGFYQGDLSPGIERHVVNLLSSFEVSDALKLSVDAKYARSDATTFGQYPETYYLPIALDNPFIPQSIRAAASAAGADGLFFNRHNIDFGRLGENDLRQTYRGVVAATGRLSDHATYDAYYQYGRTDVRITRLGSRLAAPYLEALDAVAGPNGSTICRSTLSNPNNGCLPINPFGAGPTSEAQLAYFQRNDRSFVRIDQHVASASVSGDFGQFFSLPGGPVQFSFGGEYRRESSRFDPNPNLVAAAYFGSDEPTVVLPSRGSFDVWEAFGELNLPIMRDRPFAELLSVGAAGRYSRYSTVGRTETWQFTGIYAPIRDISFRGSYGQAVRAPNIGELFQPRSTAQGFLDDPCTTRSVGNGTQFREANCRAQLAAAGRTTLLGESDTGFVLNGVSQGNLALRPERARTWTAGVVLRPRFLPGLTASADWYDINLTDAINTVEAGDVINLCVDQPTLDNAFCRSYTRASGTGRINGFTVGPQNVASFRTAGLDLNVTYRLPTARIGTFDLRLIGGYLNRLSIIASPGAPPTNRLDTLGAPQWNANFAPTWTLDRVSVNYNLRWLNATRAFTRNETAANPDIAAAEYLRNAALWQHDLQIAYQVPDGFGFYGGITNLTDQKPDPAAYGTNVPISPLGRFFYVGARIALAGQ comes from the coding sequence ATGACCAACACAACGATCGCTGCCTTGCTGATGAGCACGACGATGCTGGCGCAACCGGCACTTGGGCAGGCGACACAGTCTGCAGCGCCTGCGCCTGCGGCCACCCCGTCGGGAAGCGACAATGCCTCCGGCGATATCGTCGTGACCGGATCGCGTATCCAGCGTTTGGACTATGAAGCGCCCAGCCCGATCATCTCGAGCGATGCCGCGGACATCCGGGAGTCGGGGAACACCAATCTCACCAACTTCCTGGTTCGCGTCCCTGCGCTGGTCAATTCGCGTGACAGCACGCGCGCGGGCGGCGGCGATGCCGTGTCCAGCGCCCAGCTGGGCCAGTCGGGGCTCAATCAGCTGAACCTGCGCAATCTCGGCGCGAACCGGACGCTGACCCTGGTGGATGGTCGTCGCCACGTCGCCGCCGAGGCGAGCAACGCCGCGGTCGACATCAACGCCATTCCTACCGACCTCATCAGCCGGGTCGACGTCCTGACCGGTGCGGTGTCCGCGATCTATGGCGCCGATGGCGTCACCGGCGTGGTCAATTTCATCCTGCGCCGCGATTTTCAGGGTGTGAGTGCGCGGGCGCAGATGGGCGTATCGCAATATGGTGATGGCGCGACCCGCTTCGCGTCGTTGCTCGCCGGACGGAATTTCGCGGACGGACGCGGCAATGTCACGCTCGCCTACGAATATAGCGGCGAGGAACGCGTGCCGTATGAGGCGCGCAAGTTCCTTCAGCAGGGCCGGCGCCGGTATCTCGTGCCGAACCCGGCCGACCAGCCCGACGATCCCAACGTGCCCGATCAGGTGCTCGCCGGCAATCTGCACTACACCTATGTCTCACCCTTGGGCGCGATCTTCGTGGGTGGCGAGTCGAACCCCAGCTTCGACGGACTTGGCCGACCCTACGATCCGGGTCAGCCGATCGCTTATTACTGGCAAGGTGGCGTCAGCACCGACGTGCCCGGCTTCTATCAGGGCGACCTGTCGCCGGGCATCGAGCGCCATGTCGTCAACCTTCTCTCGTCGTTCGAGGTATCGGACGCGCTGAAGCTGTCGGTCGATGCCAAATACGCGCGATCCGACGCCACCACCTTCGGGCAGTATCCCGAAACCTATTACCTGCCGATCGCACTCGACAACCCGTTCATTCCCCAGAGCATTCGCGCGGCGGCATCGGCCGCGGGGGCCGATGGCCTGTTCTTCAATCGTCACAACATCGATTTCGGGCGGCTTGGCGAGAACGATCTTCGTCAGACCTATCGCGGGGTTGTCGCCGCCACCGGGCGCCTGTCCGATCATGCGACCTATGACGCATACTATCAATATGGTCGCACCGACGTGCGCATCACCCGGCTCGGCAGCCGTCTTGCCGCGCCGTATCTCGAGGCGCTCGACGCCGTAGCGGGACCCAACGGCTCTACGATCTGTCGCTCGACGCTGAGCAACCCGAACAACGGCTGCCTTCCGATCAATCCGTTCGGGGCCGGGCCGACCAGCGAGGCGCAACTCGCCTATTTCCAGCGCAACGACCGGAGCTTCGTGCGTATCGACCAGCATGTGGCCAGCGCGTCGGTCAGTGGAGACTTCGGCCAGTTCTTCAGCCTCCCCGGCGGCCCGGTACAATTCTCCTTCGGCGGCGAATATCGTCGTGAAAGCAGCCGGTTCGATCCCAACCCGAATCTCGTCGCCGCCGCGTATTTCGGCAGCGACGAACCAACCGTCGTGCTGCCCAGCCGCGGCAGCTTCGACGTGTGGGAAGCGTTCGGCGAGCTTAACCTCCCGATCATGCGCGATCGTCCGTTCGCCGAATTGCTGTCGGTCGGCGCCGCGGGTCGATATTCGCGCTACTCGACGGTCGGCCGCACCGAGACGTGGCAGTTCACCGGCATCTATGCGCCGATCCGGGACATCTCCTTCCGTGGCTCCTACGGCCAGGCGGTACGCGCGCCGAACATCGGCGAATTGTTCCAGCCACGCAGCACGGCGCAAGGCTTCCTCGACGATCCCTGCACTACGCGCTCGGTCGGGAATGGGACGCAATTCCGCGAGGCGAACTGCCGGGCGCAACTCGCCGCCGCGGGCCGCACGACCCTGCTCGGAGAGAGCGATACCGGCTTCGTCCTCAACGGGGTATCGCAAGGCAATCTGGCGCTTCGTCCGGAACGGGCGCGTACCTGGACCGCCGGCGTCGTCCTGCGCCCGCGTTTCCTCCCCGGGCTGACCGCCTCGGCGGACTGGTACGACATCAATCTGACCGATGCGATCAACACCGTTGAAGCTGGCGATGTCATCAACCTGTGCGTCGACCAGCCCACTCTCGATAACGCCTTCTGCCGATCGTACACGCGCGCGTCCGGCACCGGGCGGATCAACGGTTTCACGGTCGGCCCCCAGAACGTCGCGAGCTTCCGTACCGCGGGGCTCGACCTCAACGTCACTTACCGCCTGCCGACCGCGCGGATCGGGACGTTCGACCTGCGGCTGATCGGCGGCTACCTCAATCGGCTGTCGATCATCGCGAGCCCCGGCGCGCCGCCCACCAACAGGCTCGACACGCTCGGCGCACCGCAATGGAATGCCAATTTCGCCCCCACGTGGACGCTCGACCGCGTTTCGGTGAACTATAATCTGCGCTGGCTGAACGCCACCCGCGCCTTCACGCGCAACGAAACCGCCGCCAACCCCGACATCGCCGCCGCCGAATATCTGCGGAACGCGGCGCTGTGGCAGCATGATCTTCAGATCGCATATCAAGTGCCCGACGGCTTCGGGTTCTACGGCGGCATCACCAACCTGACCGACCAGAAGCCGGACCCGGCCGCCTACGGCACCAATGTCCCCATCTCGCCGCTGGGACGCTTCTTCTACGTCGGCGCACGGATCGCGCTGGCGGGACAATGA
- a CDS encoding TIM barrel protein: MTRRQIVASSLALSATAGSAAAPPRAGRLKQSVSRWCYQNIPLDKLCAAAAKMGLQGIDLLQPAEYEIPRRYGLRCTMGYAADIMTIPNGLNRRENHDAVEKAFRVGIPQAAKAGVPNVIAFSGNRKGMSDEEGAANSVIGLNRVKRIAEDHGVTICIELLNSKVDHADYMADHTAWGVRVAEEVGSPRVKLLYDIYHMQIMEGDLIATIKKNIKWLGHFHTGGVPGRHNLDDTQEVNWHAVARSVADLGFDGYFAHEFVPTGDPLTALAQAVRTCTV, encoded by the coding sequence ATGACCCGCCGCCAAATCGTCGCCTCGTCTCTGGCCCTCTCGGCAACCGCAGGGTCGGCAGCCGCGCCGCCGCGCGCCGGTCGGCTGAAACAGTCGGTCAGCCGCTGGTGTTATCAGAACATTCCGCTGGACAAGCTTTGCGCTGCCGCGGCGAAAATGGGCTTGCAGGGCATCGACCTGTTGCAACCCGCAGAGTATGAGATCCCGCGCCGGTATGGGCTGCGCTGCACGATGGGCTATGCCGCCGATATCATGACGATCCCCAACGGCCTCAACCGACGGGAGAATCATGATGCGGTCGAGAAGGCGTTCCGGGTCGGCATCCCGCAAGCGGCCAAGGCCGGCGTGCCCAACGTCATCGCCTTTTCGGGCAATCGCAAGGGCATGTCCGATGAAGAAGGGGCCGCAAACTCGGTCATCGGTCTGAATCGCGTCAAGCGGATCGCCGAAGACCACGGCGTGACGATCTGCATCGAGTTGCTCAACAGCAAGGTCGATCACGCCGATTACATGGCCGATCATACGGCCTGGGGCGTGCGCGTGGCGGAAGAGGTCGGATCGCCGCGGGTCAAGCTGCTCTACGACATCTACCACATGCAGATCATGGAAGGCGACCTGATCGCCACCATCAAGAAGAACATCAAGTGGCTCGGCCACTTCCACACCGGTGGTGTGCCCGGTCGCCACAATCTCGACGACACGCAGGAGGTCAACTGGCATGCAGTGGCGCGGAGCGTCGCCGATCTCGGGTTCGACGGTTATTTCGCACACGAGTTCGTGCCGACGGGCGATCCGCTGACCGCGCTGGCGCAGGCGGTTCGAACCTGCACGGTCTAG
- a CDS encoding DUF2490 domain-containing protein, protein MSGFRCAALLSGALLFATPASAQVEDEQFWEQVNVNVPLTPEVRVTLEQIGRWGDRADGISQTEYGALLGWKVSKPIELGFGYRRVGLFTATGPSVHENRLRQQVVFTHGNLFGRFRVDERFNPGGDQVGVRIRPLLRHNFPLKSGKLAFFASHESFILPNSTRWGQRSGYERMRNMLGITVPLIARKAILDIGYLNQFRFGRASARPVMEHALSLQLTINAIGPILHD, encoded by the coding sequence GTGTCCGGATTTCGCTGCGCAGCCTTGCTGTCAGGTGCGTTGCTGTTCGCGACGCCTGCGTCGGCGCAGGTGGAGGACGAGCAGTTTTGGGAACAGGTCAACGTCAACGTGCCGCTGACGCCCGAGGTGCGGGTCACGCTCGAACAAATCGGACGATGGGGCGATCGTGCCGATGGGATCAGCCAGACCGAATATGGCGCGCTATTGGGCTGGAAAGTCAGCAAGCCGATCGAGTTAGGCTTTGGCTATCGGCGCGTTGGGCTCTTCACGGCGACCGGCCCGTCGGTGCATGAAAATCGCCTGCGCCAACAGGTCGTCTTCACCCACGGTAACCTGTTCGGGCGCTTTCGGGTCGACGAACGCTTCAATCCCGGCGGCGATCAGGTCGGGGTGCGAATCCGTCCGCTGCTCCGTCACAATTTCCCGCTGAAAAGCGGAAAGCTGGCGTTCTTCGCGTCGCATGAGAGCTTCATTCTTCCCAATTCGACGCGGTGGGGGCAGCGATCCGGCTATGAACGGATGCGCAACATGCTCGGGATCACGGTGCCGCTGATCGCGCGCAAGGCGATCCTCGACATCGGCTATCTCAACCAATTCCGCTTTGGTCGCGCCAGCGCGCGGCCCGTGATGGAACATGCGTTGAGCCTGCAACTGACGATCAACGCGATCGGGCCGATCCTGCACGATTGA